In Salmo salar chromosome ssa24, Ssal_v3.1, whole genome shotgun sequence, the following proteins share a genomic window:
- the LOC106585012 gene encoding transitional endoplasmic reticulum ATPase — MASGGESKNDDLSTAILKQKTRPNRLIVDESINEDNSVVSLSQAKMDELQLFRGDTVLMKGKKRRESVCIVLSDDTCSDEKVRMNRVVRNNLRVRLGDVISIQPCPDVKYGKRIHVLPIDDTVEGITGNLFEVYLKPYFLEAYRPIRKGDIFLVRGGMRAVEFKVVETDPNPYCIVAPDTVIHCEGEPIRREDEEESLNEVGYDDIGGVRKQLAQIKEMVELPLRHPALFKAIGVKPPRGILLYGPPGTGKTLIARAVANETGAFFFLINGPEIMSKLAGESESNLRKAFEEAEKNSPAIIFIDELDAIAPKREKTHGEVERRIVSQLLTLMDGLKQRAHVIVMAATNRPNSIDAALRRFGRFDKEVDIGIPDATGRLEILQIHTKNMKLNDDVDLEQVANETHGHVGADLAALCSEAALQAIRKKMDLIDLEDETIDAEVMNSLAVTMDDFRWALSQSNPSALRETVVEVPNITWGDIGGLEDVKRELQELVQYPVEHPDKFLKFGMTPSKGVLFYGPPGCGKTLLAKAIANECQANFISIKGPELLTMWFGESEANVREIFDKARQAAPCVLFFDELDSIAKARGGNVGDGGGAADRVINQILTEMDGMSSKKNVFIIGATNRPDIIDPAILRPGRLDQLIYIPLPDEKSRINILKANLRKSPISKDVDLDFLAKMTNGFSGADLTEICQRACKLAIRECIENEIRRERERQTNPSAMEVEEDDPVPEIRKDHFEEAMRFARRSVSDNDIRKYEMFAQTLQQSRGFGSFRFPSNAAGGSGPSQGTGGTGGGPVFNEDNDDDLYG; from the exons ATGGCCTCGGGGGGAGA ATCCAAAAATGATGACCTTTCCACTGCGATTCTGAAGCAGAAGACCAGACCAAACAGATTGATTGTCGATGAATCCATCAACGAGGACAAcagtgtggtctctctctctcag GCAAAGATGGATGAGCTGCAGCTGTTCCGTGGCGACACAGTGCTGATGAAGGGGAAGAAGCGCAGGGAGTCTGTGTGTATTGTCCTGTCTGACGACACCTGCTCTGATGAGAAGGTCCGCATGAACCGTGTGGTCCGCAACAATCTCCGTGTCCGTCTGGGGGATGtcatcag TATCCAGCCGTGTCCTGATGTAAAGTATGGGAAGAGGATTCATGTTCTGCCTATTGATGACACAGTCGAGGGGATCACTGGCAACCTGTTTGAGGTCTACCTCAAACCCTACTTCCTGGAGGCCTACAGGCCCATCCGCAAGG GTGATATATTCCTGGTTCGGGGGGGTATGCGTGCAGTGGAGTTCAAGGTGGTAGAGACCGACCCCAACCCCTACTGCATCGTCGCCCCGGATACAGTCATCCACTGCGAGGGAGAGCCTATCAGGAGAGAG GATGAGGAGGAGTCCCTGAATGAGGTGGGCTATGATGATATCGGAGGAGTGAGGAAGCAGCTGGCTCAGATCAAGGAGATGGTTGAGCTGCCTCTCAGACACCCTGCACTGTTCAAGGCTATAGGAGTCAAG CCCCCCCGTGGTATCCTGCTGTACGGACCTCCCGGTACAGGAAAGACCCTGATTGCCAGAGCTGTCGCTAACGAGACCGGAGCCTTCTTCTTCCTCATCAACG GCCCTGAGATTATGAGTAAGCTGgctggagagagtgagagcaacCTGAGGAAGGCCTTTGAGGAGGCTGAGAAGAACTCTCCTGCCATCATCTTCATTGATGAACTGGATGCTATTGCTCccaagagagagaag ACTCATGGAGAAGTGGAGAGGCGTATCGTGTCTCAGCTGCTGACCCTGATGGACGGGCTGAAGCAGAGAGCTCATGTCATCGTCATGGCAGCCACCAACAGACCAAACAGCATAGATGCTGCACTTAGAAGATTTG ggcgTTTTGACAAGGAGGTGGACATTGGTATCCCCGATGCTACAGGCAGACTGGAGATCCTGCAGATCCACACCAAGAACATGAAACTGAATGATGATGTTGACCTTGAGCAG GTGGCTAATGAGACCCACGGCCACGTGGGCGCTGATCTGGCTGCCCTGTGCTCAGAGGCTGCTCTCCAGGCCATCAGGAAGAAGATGGACCTCATCGACCTGGAGGACGAGACCATCGATGCAGAGGTCATGAACTCCCTTGCAGTTACCATGGATGACTTTAGG TGGGCTCTGAGCCAGAGTAACCCATCAGCTCTGAGGGAGACAGTGGTGGAGGTTCCTAACATCACCTGGGGGGACATCGGAGGACTGGAAGACGTCAAGCGGGAGCTGCAGGAGCTGGTGCAG TACCCAGTGGAGCACCCAGATAAGTTCCTGAAGTTCGGTATGACCCCTTCAAAGGGAGTGTTGTTCTACGGGCCTCCGGGTTGCGGTAAGACCCTGCTGGCCAAGGCCATTGCCAATGAGTGCCAGGCCAACTTCATCTCCATTAAAGGACCTGAGCTTCTCACCATGTGGTTTGGAGAGTCCGAGGCTAACGTCAGGGAGATCTTTGACAAG GCTCGCCAGGCAGCCCCATGTGTGTTGTTCTTTGACGAGCTGGATTCCATAGCGAAGGCCCGTGGCGGTAATGTGGGAGACGGTGGCGGAGCGGCCGACCGTGTCATCAACCAGATCCTGACTGAGATGGACGGCATGTCCAGCAAGAAGAACGTCTTCATCATTGGAGCCACCAATCGCCCTGACATCATCGACCCTGCCATCCTCCGACCCGGCCGTCTGGACCAGCTCATATACATCCCTTTGCCTGACGAGAAGAGCAGGATCAATATTCTCAAGGCTAACCTCCGGAAGAGCCCCATTAGCAAG GATGTTGATCTGGACTTCCTGGCTAAGATGACCAATGGGTTCTCGGGTGCTGACCTTACAGAGATCTGCCAGCGGGCCTGTAAGCTGGCTATCAGAGAGTGCATCGAGAATGAGATTcgccgagagagggagaggcagaccAACCCCTCTGCTATG gaggtggaggaagacgacCCTGTGCCTGAGATCAGGAAGGACCACTTTGAGGAGGCCATGCGATTTGCCCGCCGCTCCGTCAGCGACAATGACATCCGCAAATACGAGATGTTTGCCCAGACGCTGCAGCAGAGCCGAGGATTTGGCAGCTTCAG GTTCCCATCCAATGCTGCAGGGGGCAGCGGTCCCAGCCAGGGTACTGGGGGCACTGGTGGGGGGCCCGTGTTTAACGAGGATAACGATGATGACCTGTacggatag